The following are encoded in a window of Sutcliffiella horikoshii genomic DNA:
- a CDS encoding DEAD/DEAH box helicase has translation MDKLNIIHSTSLDRTKYKIEEDIQQYFETKEDLPTFAEYIEDRRHYVEQIWYNVWLNQVTNDIARKEKKQILSARGFEVEGVDKKIINQLFKNEMREYQSFNALEWLQNSPFTDQSVWEEHYLQARQNLQKRMEEKRIQLRIDDVTATVDQAAHRIVEENQANYFLYVRHFVAKKVREDLQNNPKFEETESNRREDVLKESGPMDASDYHTLKDFFGELTGAVHQSFDYYEEYLEYETYYFFYEKRITDYLFGFLPGLIVNELSDEILTDYKTVTSQDFTVSKLRKLLANSFYLLVNDFMEQLQDEFVTDLLDLAEQPFNLEIHEQYLQRDIKDRNQKEEEILAEIRRKQEEEERMLEDIFGREYIPSNGRSTRYVIHIGETNTGKTFQALQRMKEAKSGLYLAPLRLLALEVYDTLNSDGVPCSLKTGEEEKLSPGASHFSSTVEMFYEKDHYEVIVIDEAQMIADKDRGFSWYKAITKANADEVHIVGSFSMREMVLQLLGNAAIEINEYTRDTPLQVEDRPFTLRDTKRGDALVCFSRKRVLETASILQNNGHQVSMIYGSMPPETRKKQMQRFIDGETTVIVATDAIGMGLNLPIRRVVFLQNEKFDGTRRRRLTSQEVKQIAGRAGRKGMYDVGKVAFTGDIKAMEKLLGGKDRQVHTFAIAPTSSILERFQKYSNKLGHFFELWEKFESPAGTEKASLSEEQILYETIEDTMIEARLTVNDLYGFLHLPFSTKEQTLINQWKKTMEAIVTREELPEPFMNKDSLEYVELSYKSIGLHLLFLYRLDRRTEATYWERVRESFSDEVHERLQTDVKMRTKQCSKCGKRLDPDFKYAVCDACHFSKLRKKHKNFTIKRPF, from the coding sequence ATGGATAAATTAAACATCATACATTCTACATCGTTAGATCGAACAAAATATAAGATTGAAGAAGATATTCAACAATATTTTGAAACGAAAGAAGATCTGCCAACGTTCGCGGAATATATAGAAGATCGTAGGCACTACGTTGAACAGATTTGGTACAATGTATGGCTTAATCAAGTAACAAATGACATCGCCAGAAAAGAGAAAAAACAGATTCTTAGTGCACGCGGGTTCGAAGTAGAAGGGGTAGACAAGAAAATTATTAACCAACTGTTCAAAAATGAAATGAGGGAATATCAATCCTTTAATGCATTAGAGTGGTTGCAAAATTCTCCTTTTACGGACCAATCCGTTTGGGAAGAACACTACCTTCAAGCCCGCCAAAATCTTCAAAAAAGAATGGAAGAAAAACGTATACAACTTCGCATAGATGATGTTACAGCTACGGTTGATCAGGCTGCTCATAGGATAGTAGAAGAAAATCAAGCGAATTACTTCTTATATGTCAGACACTTTGTTGCCAAGAAGGTAAGAGAGGATTTACAGAATAACCCGAAGTTTGAGGAAACAGAATCCAACAGAAGAGAAGATGTGTTAAAAGAGTCTGGCCCTATGGATGCATCTGACTATCACACTTTGAAAGATTTTTTCGGTGAGCTGACAGGTGCTGTTCATCAGAGCTTTGATTATTATGAGGAATACTTAGAATATGAGACATATTATTTTTTCTATGAGAAAAGGATTACGGATTATCTGTTCGGTTTTCTACCGGGACTAATAGTGAATGAGCTCTCAGATGAAATTTTAACAGACTACAAAACCGTGACATCCCAAGATTTCACAGTATCAAAGCTTAGGAAATTACTTGCTAACTCTTTTTACTTACTGGTCAATGATTTTATGGAACAACTACAAGATGAGTTTGTTACGGATTTGCTTGACCTTGCAGAACAACCTTTCAACTTAGAAATTCATGAGCAGTATTTGCAAAGAGATATCAAAGATCGGAATCAAAAAGAAGAGGAGATTTTGGCAGAGATCCGCCGAAAGCAAGAAGAAGAGGAGAGGATGTTAGAAGATATTTTCGGAAGGGAGTATATCCCTTCGAACGGTAGAAGCACAAGGTATGTCATACATATTGGGGAAACAAACACAGGAAAGACATTCCAGGCTTTGCAAAGAATGAAAGAAGCAAAAAGCGGATTATATCTTGCTCCACTGCGACTATTGGCGTTGGAGGTTTACGACACATTAAATTCTGATGGAGTACCATGCTCACTAAAAACAGGAGAAGAAGAGAAACTGTCTCCAGGTGCAAGCCATTTCTCTAGTACGGTCGAAATGTTTTATGAAAAAGATCATTATGAAGTTATCGTGATTGATGAGGCACAAATGATAGCAGATAAAGACCGAGGTTTCTCATGGTATAAAGCCATTACAAAGGCTAACGCGGATGAAGTACACATTGTCGGAAGCTTTAGTATGAGAGAAATGGTATTGCAACTTTTAGGAAATGCGGCAATTGAAATTAACGAGTATACAAGGGATACACCTCTTCAAGTTGAAGATCGGCCATTCACACTTAGGGATACAAAAAGAGGGGATGCCCTTGTCTGTTTTTCTCGTAAGCGGGTTTTAGAAACGGCATCGATTCTCCAGAACAACGGGCATCAAGTCAGCATGATATATGGAAGTATGCCTCCTGAAACAAGAAAAAAGCAGATGCAGCGTTTTATAGATGGAGAAACAACGGTAATTGTTGCAACAGATGCTATCGGAATGGGCTTGAATTTGCCAATAAGAAGGGTAGTCTTCTTACAAAATGAAAAATTTGATGGTACGCGCCGCAGACGTCTGACCTCGCAAGAAGTAAAGCAAATTGCTGGTCGAGCAGGCCGTAAAGGAATGTATGATGTGGGAAAGGTTGCTTTTACAGGAGACATTAAAGCAATGGAAAAGCTTTTAGGTGGGAAAGATCGTCAAGTTCACACTTTTGCAATTGCTCCAACCAGTTCTATATTGGAGAGATTTCAAAAGTATTCCAACAAGCTGGGTCATTTCTTTGAGCTTTGGGAAAAGTTTGAAAGTCCTGCAGGTACAGAGAAAGCCTCCCTTAGCGAGGAACAAATTTTGTACGAAACAATTGAAGACACGATGATTGAAGCTAGGCTGACAGTTAATGATTTGTATGGCTTTTTACATCTCCCGTTTTCTACAAAAGAGCAGACCCTTATAAATCAATGGAAAAAAACGATGGAAGCGATTGTAACAAGGGAAGAATTGCCGGAACCGTTCATGAATAAAGATAGCCTGGAGTATGTGGAGTTATCCTATAAATCCATCGGTCTTCACTTGCTGTTTTTATACAGATTGGACAGAAGGACGGAAGCAACATATTGGGAAAGAGTAAGAGAGTCATTTAGTGATGAAGTGCATGAGCGATTGCAAACAGATGTAAAAATGCGAACGAAGCAGTGCAGCAAATGCGGAAAGAGATTGGACCCAGATTTCAAGTATGCAGTATGTGATGCTTGTCACTTTTCCAAACTGCGGAAAAAACACAAAAACTTTACAATAAAGCGTCCATTTTAG
- a CDS encoding YceI family protein — MAKTVWNVDKSHSTVDFSVKHMMFATVKGGFHEYDATIVADPTDLTTADIEFTVDVASIDTRSSDRDAHLRSADFFDVDNHPKMTFKATSIEKTDDNEYNVTGDLTLRGTTKSETFSVVFEGTGQDPWGNEKAGFAVEGKLKRSDYGLTWNAPLEAGGVLVGDQIKIALQLQAAKG, encoded by the coding sequence ATGGCTAAAACAGTATGGAATGTTGACAAATCACACAGTACAGTGGACTTTTCGGTGAAGCACATGATGTTTGCGACAGTTAAAGGCGGATTTCATGAATATGATGCAACAATTGTTGCGGATCCTACAGATTTAACAACGGCTGATATCGAGTTTACAGTAGATGTGGCAAGTATTGATACACGCAGCAGTGATCGCGATGCTCACCTTCGCTCTGCAGATTTCTTTGATGTGGATAACCATCCGAAAATGACTTTTAAAGCAACATCCATTGAAAAAACAGACGATAATGAATACAACGTAACAGGAGACCTTACTCTTCGTGGTACGACAAAATCTGAAACTTTCTCTGTAGTATTCGAAGGAACTGGTCAAGATCCTTGGGGAAATGAAAAAGCAGGCTTTGCAGTCGAAGGAAAACTTAAGCGCAGTGACTATGGTTTAACGTGGAATGCTCCACTAGAAGCCGGTGGTGTACTTGTTGGGGATCAAATCAAGATAGCATTACAATTACAAGCAGCAAAGGGATAA
- a CDS encoding DUF1871 family protein, whose translation MEGFIGVSRKKKQEIVTKNINEWDPMDLLAMGAGEDRYRLEIDKIVDALDEIDSVDKLGVYIKQTMDASFSTDLPSITCVQVAVLIWEEIQE comes from the coding sequence ATGGAAGGTTTTATTGGTGTATCTAGGAAGAAAAAACAAGAAATCGTCACCAAAAATATCAATGAATGGGATCCGATGGACCTCCTTGCAATGGGAGCGGGGGAAGATAGGTACCGGTTAGAAATTGATAAAATTGTAGATGCGCTAGATGAAATTGACTCGGTCGATAAATTAGGGGTGTATATTAAACAGACTATGGACGCTTCTTTTTCCACCGATTTACCTTCTATAACTTGCGTGCAAGTAGCGGTTTTAATCTGGGAAGAAATACAAGAATAA